One stretch of Ictalurus punctatus breed USDA103 chromosome 5, Coco_2.0, whole genome shotgun sequence DNA includes these proteins:
- the lpxn gene encoding leupaxin isoform X1, translating into MLYTSKSNHTHAAMEELDMLLEELASNATKSDSDKKLTLDVSSAQQDVVLISNTVVQTSGIGVTSGQSAGKNVYSQLPSPVSAEVMSPGTATRELDSIMNELLGLNLEVLDQPALSEKSEKDKKPEEKKEATGNSAQNDPATENMSKNLSKNIDTIDNLLGTLSSDMEKMGVHTTAKGHCASCGKCIAGKMITALGQVWHPEHFVCVVCKEELGSKGFFERDGNPYCDADYQNLYAPRCAYCQGPILQNILTAMDRTWHPEHFFCNHCGERFGPEGFMEREGKPYCPKDFYFLFAPKCSGCGEPVRENYLSAANGTWHPDCFVCADCLKPFTDGCFLEMDGRPLCSQHYHSRMGTLCATCNEPITGRCISALGRRFHPEHFVCAFCLRQLSQGVFKEQAGKPYCNACHTKLFL; encoded by the exons ATGCTGTACACATCTAAATCAAATCATACTCACGCTGCCATGGAGGAGCTCG ACATGCTGTTGGAGGAGTTGGCTTCAAACGCCACGAAGAGCGACTCGGATAAAAAGCTCACCCTGGACGTTTCTTCCGCGCAG CAGGACGTCGTTCTCATCTCAAACACTGTCGTTCAGACCTCAGGGATCGGCGTGACGTCGGGACAAAGCGCTGGCAAAAACGTCTACAG TCAGTTGCCTTCTCCGGTCTCGGCCGAGGTGATGAGTCCGGGAACGGCCACTCGAGAGCTGGACTCCATCATGAACGAGCTGCTCGGGCTGAACCTGGAG GTCTTGGATCAGCCAGCACTCAGTGAGAAGtctgaaaaagacaaaaagccagaagaaaagaaagaagccaCAGGAAACAGTGCGCAGAATGATCCAGCAACGGAGAACATGTCCAAGAACCTGTCCAAGAACATCGACACCATTGACAACCTGCTGGGAACGCTGAGCTCAGATATGGAGAAGATGGGAGTGCACACTACGGCCAAGGGACACTGCGCTTCCTGTGGGAAGTGCATCGCTGGGAAG ATGATCACGGCTCTGGGGCAGGTGTGGCACCCCgagcactttgtgtgtgtggtgtgtaaagAGGAACTCGGCAGTAAGGGGTTCTTCGAGCGGGACGGGAATCCGTACTGCGATGCCGACTACCAGAACCTGTACGCACCACGCTGTGCGTACTGCCAGGGCCCGATTCTACAG AACATCCTGACAGCGATGGACCGCACGTGGCACCCAGAACATTTCTTCTGCAATCACTGTGGAGAACGATTCGGGCCTGAGG gttttATGGAGCGTGAGGGGAAGCCATACTGCCCTAAAGatttttacttcctgtttgctCCGAAGTGTTCGGGATGCGGCGAGCCGGTCAGGGAGAACTACCTCTCAGCGGCGAACGGCACCTGGCACCCTGACTGCTTCGTCTGTgct gactgTCTGAAGCCGTTCACGGACGGCTGTTTCCTGGAGATGGACGGTCGTCCCCTGTGTTCTCAGCACTACCACTCCAGGATGGGGACGCTCTGCGCCACGTGTAACGAGCCCATCACAGGCCGCTGCATCTCCGCTCTGGGACGCCGTTTTCACCCCGAGCACTTCGTGTGCGCTTTCTGTCTGCGTCAGCTCTCTCAGGGAGTGTTTAAGGAGCAGGCTGGGAAACCTTACTGCAACGCCTGCCACACCAAACTCTTCCTGTAG
- the lpxn gene encoding leupaxin isoform X2 — protein sequence MLYTSKSNHTHAAMEELDMLLEELASNATKSDSDKKLTLDVSSAQTSGIGVTSGQSAGKNVYSQLPSPVSAEVMSPGTATRELDSIMNELLGLNLEVLDQPALSEKSEKDKKPEEKKEATGNSAQNDPATENMSKNLSKNIDTIDNLLGTLSSDMEKMGVHTTAKGHCASCGKCIAGKMITALGQVWHPEHFVCVVCKEELGSKGFFERDGNPYCDADYQNLYAPRCAYCQGPILQNILTAMDRTWHPEHFFCNHCGERFGPEGFMEREGKPYCPKDFYFLFAPKCSGCGEPVRENYLSAANGTWHPDCFVCADCLKPFTDGCFLEMDGRPLCSQHYHSRMGTLCATCNEPITGRCISALGRRFHPEHFVCAFCLRQLSQGVFKEQAGKPYCNACHTKLFL from the exons ATGCTGTACACATCTAAATCAAATCATACTCACGCTGCCATGGAGGAGCTCG ACATGCTGTTGGAGGAGTTGGCTTCAAACGCCACGAAGAGCGACTCGGATAAAAAGCTCACCCTGGACGTTTCTTCCGCGCAG ACCTCAGGGATCGGCGTGACGTCGGGACAAAGCGCTGGCAAAAACGTCTACAG TCAGTTGCCTTCTCCGGTCTCGGCCGAGGTGATGAGTCCGGGAACGGCCACTCGAGAGCTGGACTCCATCATGAACGAGCTGCTCGGGCTGAACCTGGAG GTCTTGGATCAGCCAGCACTCAGTGAGAAGtctgaaaaagacaaaaagccagaagaaaagaaagaagccaCAGGAAACAGTGCGCAGAATGATCCAGCAACGGAGAACATGTCCAAGAACCTGTCCAAGAACATCGACACCATTGACAACCTGCTGGGAACGCTGAGCTCAGATATGGAGAAGATGGGAGTGCACACTACGGCCAAGGGACACTGCGCTTCCTGTGGGAAGTGCATCGCTGGGAAG ATGATCACGGCTCTGGGGCAGGTGTGGCACCCCgagcactttgtgtgtgtggtgtgtaaagAGGAACTCGGCAGTAAGGGGTTCTTCGAGCGGGACGGGAATCCGTACTGCGATGCCGACTACCAGAACCTGTACGCACCACGCTGTGCGTACTGCCAGGGCCCGATTCTACAG AACATCCTGACAGCGATGGACCGCACGTGGCACCCAGAACATTTCTTCTGCAATCACTGTGGAGAACGATTCGGGCCTGAGG gttttATGGAGCGTGAGGGGAAGCCATACTGCCCTAAAGatttttacttcctgtttgctCCGAAGTGTTCGGGATGCGGCGAGCCGGTCAGGGAGAACTACCTCTCAGCGGCGAACGGCACCTGGCACCCTGACTGCTTCGTCTGTgct gactgTCTGAAGCCGTTCACGGACGGCTGTTTCCTGGAGATGGACGGTCGTCCCCTGTGTTCTCAGCACTACCACTCCAGGATGGGGACGCTCTGCGCCACGTGTAACGAGCCCATCACAGGCCGCTGCATCTCCGCTCTGGGACGCCGTTTTCACCCCGAGCACTTCGTGTGCGCTTTCTGTCTGCGTCAGCTCTCTCAGGGAGTGTTTAAGGAGCAGGCTGGGAAACCTTACTGCAACGCCTGCCACACCAAACTCTTCCTGTAG